The DNA window ATGAAGCGCATCACTAACTTGCCGGCTGACATTCCGGGCAGAAGTGCGTCGATCGTCCGCCGACGACGATGCGGGTGATCGGTGTGCGGCATCGGCGGCAGGGCAGGTCGGCGCGATCGTAAACCCGGTGCAACGACTGAAACCCGCCCGCCTCGCCGTCGGTATCGCGGTAGTCGCGGAGCGTGCTGCCGCGATGCGCGATCGCTTTGCGTAAAGTCAGCTTGATGGCGCGGCTCAGGCGGCCGGTCTCTTTTCGCGTCAGCGAGTTGGCACGCCGAAGCGGATTCAATCGCGCGAGGAACAACGATTCATCGACGTAGATGTTGCCGAGGCCGGCGACGAGCGACTGATCGAGCAGGGCAGCCTTGACGTTTCGGGTCGTCTGCAGGAGCAGGCTCGCCAGGGCGGACGACCGGAGCGTCAGCGGTTCGGGCCCCATGCCCGCATCGGGGGCGCCGGCGCCGACCCACCAGATTCCGCCGAAGCGGCGCGGATCGCTGAAGCGAAGCACCAGGTCGGCGGCGTTCGGCTGTGGCGAGAAGGCCAACTCGAGATGTGTGTGGGGCTCGGCGGGATCGGTCGCGACGGCGAACGACAGTCGGCCGGTCATGCCGAGGTGGATAAAGAAGCAGTCGCCGTTGTCGAGCACGAAGATAATCCGCTTGCCGCGCCGGCGGATGTCGCGAATGGAGCGGCCGCTAAGCAGCGGCGGCAGGTCGGTGCCGGCGGGGCAGAGGATGTCCGTTCGGCGGAGATCGACGCGGGCAATCCGCCGGCCGATCAATCGCGGGCCGAGCGCGGCGACCACGGTCTGGACTTCGGGAAGTTCGGGCATGGCGTATTCCGCTGGATCGATGTTGCGACCGCTGCAACTTTTCCGCCTCGGCCGTATATAGTGGAATGGCGGGATTATAGGCGGTATAAGGTTGCCACCAATCGTGCCTCGGACGTTCGCAACCGCGAACGTCAGCCATATCGGGAGAGTTGCAGCACATGACGTGCCCTCCGTACCCCGCATCGCCGCTGTGGGCACACTCCCGTTTCGATTTCTTCGTTCCTATTCGACAGCCCGGCAACCTTCGGAGCTGTCGTACGTCCAACAGGCCAACAGCATACGGGTCGCATACATCGCGCTGAAATGTCAGCCGCACAGGAGAGTTCATGGATTCGTCAATCGGGATCGTCAAGGCTCAGGACACCAACCTCGCCGCCGAGGAACTTGCCGCCGTCGAAAAGCTTCAGAAGGCCTATCACGACCTTCGGGCCGAACTCGGCAAGGTGATCGTGGGTCAGGAGGCGGTCATCGAAGAGTTGCTGATCGCGCTCTTTTGCCGCGGTCACGCGCTGCTGGTGGGCGTGCCGGGCCTGGCCAAGACGCTGCTGATCTCGACGCTCGCCCGCACCCTGGGCCTGAGCTTCAACCGCATCCAGTTCACCCCCGACCTGATGCCTTCGGACATCACCGGCACGGAAGTGTTCGAGGAAGACAAGGCCACCGGCAGCCGCAGCATGCGGTTCGTCCGCGGGCCGATCTTCGCGAACGTGATTCTCGCCGACGAAATCAACCGTACCCCGCCCAAGACGCAGGCCGCGCTGCTCGAAGCGATGCAGGAACACCAGGTGACGGCCGGCGGCAAGCAGCACCGGCTGCCGCAGCCGTTCTTCGTGCTGGCCACCCAGAACCCGATCGAACAGGAAGGCACCTACCCGCTGCCCGAAGCGCAGCTCGACCGGTTCATGTTCAACATCAACGTCGGCTACCCGACGGAAGACGAAGAGTTCCAGATCGTCCGCCTGACGACCATGAGCCGGTCGATCCAGCTCTCGCACGTGCTCAACGGCGAAGAGGTGCTGCAGTTGCAGGACATTGTCCGCAAGGTTCCGGTGGCCGACCATGTGATTCGCTACGCGTTGCAGTTCAGCCGGCTGACGCGCGTCAGCGAAGGCAACGTGCCGCCGTTCGTGAAGGATTTCGTGGGTTGGGGCGCCGGCCCGCGTGCCAGCCAGTTCCTCATTCTTGCCGGCAAGGCGCGGGCGCTGCTCAAGGGGCGCTACCATGTGAGCACAGAAGACATCCGCGCCGTGGCGCTGCCCGTGCTGCGGCACCGCATCGTGACGAACTTTAACGCCGAAGCCGAAGGCATCCGCAGCGATACGATCGTCAAGAAGCTGATGGACTACATCCCGCGTCAGCAGTACGAGGAAATGGACAAGCAGGCGGCGAAGATTATTCCGGGAGCGAAGACGGCGTAAGCAGGGGCCGTCTCCCGGAAATGGTCGATCGATCCTTTTAGCGCCGGCCCGAAGGGCTGGGTCATTGCATGACAGTCGTCCCCCAAACCACCGATTACCGCAAATACCTCGACCCCCGCGTGCTGGCGCGGGTGCATTCGCTCGACCTGCGCGCCCGGCTGGTCATCGAAGGCCTCATGACCGGCATGCACCGCTCGCCGCTGCAGGGCATCAGCGTCGAGTTCGCGCAGCACCGCCAGTACGTCTCAGGCGACGACGTGCGACACGTGGACTGGAAGGTGTTCGGCAAGACCGACAAGATCTACCTCAAGCAGTACCTGCAGGAGACCAACCTGCAGCTCATCTGTGTCGTCGACGCCAGCGAGTCGATGGCGTACGCCTCGGTCGGGGATCGCGACGCGCGGTGGAGCAAGTTCGACCACGCCACCGCGATCGCCGCCGCCTTGTCTTACATGGCGATCCAGCAGCAGGACTCGGCCGGGCTGGCGGTGTTCGATCAGGAACTCAAGCATTACATCAAGCCGAGCAACTCGCCGGGCCAGTGGAAAATAATTACCCACGAGCTCTCGATCACGCCGCGGCTCAAGAAGACCAACACCGGCCGCATTCTCGACCAACTCGCCGAGAAGCTGCACCACCGCAGTGTGGTGGTGGTGCTGTCCGATTTCTTCGACGATATCGAGAGCATCAAGAAGGGGCTGCGGCACCTGCGATATAAGAAGCACGAGGTGATCGCGTTCCAGGTGCTCGACCCGCACGAGATCGAGTTCCCGTTCGAAGACACGACGCTCTTCAAGGGCCTGGAAGAACTGGGCGAGCTCCTGACCGAGCCCCAGGCGCTGCGTGACGGCTACAAGGCCGAGTTGCAGGCCTTCACCGAGCAGATGCAGAAGATCTGCCGCGGCATGCACATCGACTTCACCCGCATGAACAGCGGCGAGCCGCTCGACGTCGCGTTGAGCGGCTTCCTGGCGACACGGTCGGCGAGCATTAAAACGTGATTTGTCACTGGTCACTTGTCACTTGCGGTGAAAAGTGACAACGATCAAGTGACCTATGACCAATGACGATTGACAAATTCCGCAGGACGCACGTTTGACAGCACCCATGCCCAACATCCTCGCCATCACGCTCCTGAACCCCCTGTTCCTCGGGGGGCTGGCGCTGATCTCGATCCCGATCATCATCCACATCCTGAACCGCCAGCGGTTCAAGATCGTGGACTGGGCGGCGATGGAGTTTCTGCTCCGGGCGATGCGGAAAAACCGCAAACGCCTGAAGCTCGAACAGCTCATCCTCCTGCTCACGCGGTGCGCCGTCGTCGGATTGATCGCCTTTGCGCTGGTCCGACCGATGGGCGGGTGCGGCGGCGACGCGATCGCGGGTCTCGGCGGGCGGGCGGGCGTCAACGTGTTCGTCATCGATAACAGCTACTCGGCCGCGTACGAAACCACGCATACGCCGGTCCCCAGCGCCGACGGCACGCCGCTGCCCCCGGCCAAGACGCACCTCGAACAGCAGAAGCTGATGGCCAAGCGGCTGATCGACACGCTCGCCGGTGGCGGCGAATCGGTCGCGATCATCACCGCCGCCCGGCCGGCCTCGGCCGTCATCGCCAAGCCGGGTTACAACCTGGCCGAGGCCAAGGCCGTCATCGACCGCATCGAACAGTCGTACGCCGGTACCGACTTGGCCGGTGCTCTCACGCTCGCCAACGGCATCGCCGACGACGACAAGAAGGTGCCCACCCGCACGCTGTACCTGTTCACCGACGGCACCCGCAGCGCCTGGGAAGGGGCCTCGACCGACGCCCTTAAGCGCCTCGGGCCCGAAGTCGCGGCGCGGTACAGCGTCACGCACTTCAACATGACCGAAGGCAAGGCGCAGTGGAACGCCGCCGTCCTCGACGTCCGCCCGGCCACCAACCTGGTCACCACCCGCTTCGACAGCGACCTGCTGGGCACCGCCCGCGGCTACGGCACCGGCGGAAGCGGGGAATCGTCGCTGCAATGGCTGCTCGACGGCCAGCCGCTGGGCAAGGTGAAGACGCTTCGCCTCGAACCCGGCACGCCGCCCGATGCCGCCAAGGTGCTGCCGACGCAGGTGAAGGTAGGCGGGCCGCACCTGTTCACCGTTCAACTGAACACCGAGCAGCCCGCCGACAGCCTGAAGATCGACGACAAGCGGTACCGCGTCGTCGATGTCGCAAGCGAACTGAAGGTCCTCATCGTCGAAGGCGTTCGGGCCCAGAAGTTCATGGAAAGCAGCGGGGCGTTCCTGCAACTGGCGCTGGCTCCGCCGATCAAAGACCCCGTCGGCATCGGCGCCCCGCGGTCGGCGACCCACGTCAGCACCGAGCTGATCAGCGACGGCGAACTCGATCGCAAGGCGCTCGGCGACTACCGCGCGGTCGTGCTGTGCGGCGTGCCGCAGCTCAACAACATCCAGGCCGAGGCGCTCGCCGCGTTCGTTCAGAACGGCGGCACGCTCATGTTCTTCATGGGCGAGAAGGTCAACAAGGAAAACTACAACGCCAACCTCCTGCCGCTGAAGCTTCTGCCCGGCCCGCTCACCCGGCTCATCGACAACCGCGAGCAGGGCACGCCATTCGTTTTCGACTTCAGCCCCAACCCCAACGCTACGGTCCACCGCTACCTGCAATCGTTCAAAGGCGTCGCCAACACCGGCCTGGACACCGCCCGCATCAATACCTTCTGGCAGGTGGACATCTCCGGGAACACCGGCGTCGAACGCGTGCTGAGCTACGTGCCCGCGCCCGACCCGGCGACGGGTGAAGTCAAGAAACTTCCCGAGGGTTACAAGCCCGACGCCGCCATCACCAGCCATTCGCTCGGCCTGGGGACGGTCGTCTTCGTCTCCACCACCGCCAGCCCGACAACCGACAAGGGCTGGCACAACCTGCCGGCCAAGGGCGCTTGGGTGCAACTGGCCCACGAGATGCTCGCCGGCGGCGTTCGGCCGGGCGACACCTGGATGAATCTCTTCGCCGGTCAGCCGGTCGAGATCCCCAGCTACGTCAAACTCGGCGGCCAGCCGGAATTGAAGGACGAGGCCGGCCTGGTGATCGCGATCGACGCCGTCACCGACCCCGCCAGCCCCGTCACCTATCGCAGCCGTCCACTGGCCAAGCCCGGCGTCTATCAACTGAAGCTCAGCCCCACGCAGACGGTTCCGATCGCGGTCAATGTCGCGGTCGACGAAGCCGACGTCCGCACCGTCGGCAACGATTTCGTCCGCAAGTCGCTCGGCGACATCCAGATGACCACGCTCGGCGACGAACTGCCGATCGAAGCCGTCGTCGCCGCCAAAGAAGGCAACGACTGGGCCGGCGCAATGCTGATCGCGCTATTGGTCCTGCTGGGTGCCGAGTGCTTTATGGCGATGTTCTTCGGGCACTATCGCCGAAGTGAAGCAGTGAGAACGTGACTGAGAGACGAAGTCAGGAGTCGGTAGTCAGAAGTCAGTACAAAGCATCGAGCCGACTTCCGACTACTGACTACTGACTACTGACTACTGACTACTGACTACTGACTACTGACTACTGACTACTGATTTGGACCCCTATGCAGCGTTTGCTCGAAATCCTCTTTGGCGCCGAACGCGCGGAGTTGCCTCCGGGTGCCGAGACTGCCGTCACTTTTGATCCGCCGCAATGGATGGGCGCCAACGCGGCGCTGATCAACACGCTGCTGATCGCCGGTGCCGCCGTCCTAGTGCTGTGGGTCTACGCGCGCGATGGCCGCCGGCCGGGCCCGCGTATCGGGCTGGCGGCGCTGCGGGTGGTGCTCTTTGCCTACCTGCTCACGCTCATCAACCGTCCGGTCCTCCGCGTCACCGAAACCCGCAGCGAGCCGTCGGTCATCGCGGTGCTGATCGATACCAGTATCAGCGGCGTCGTTCGCGATACCGGGGCCGCGTCGTCCCTGGCGCTGCCGGCCGGCGAGCGGCCGAGTGCCCCGGCGACGCTTCCGACCGCCGTCGCTCCGACCACCTCGCCGTCCGATGCCGTCGCGTCCGCCACCCAGCCGTCGAACGACGGCGTCGAACTCATCGGCGGCACCGGTCCCACCCGGCTCGACGCCGCGGTCGGCCTTCTCACCGGCGACCAGCAGGCCCTCATCCGCAAACTCGCCCAGACGCACGCGATCCACTTTTACCGCTTCAGCCGCGACGCCTCGTCGATCGGCACCGTCCCGCCGCCCGATGAGAAATCCCGCCAGGCCGCTGCCGATGGCAAAACCGCCGACCGCGTCATCGATCTCGATCCCAAGCTCCTCACCGCGATCAAGGCCCTTCAGCCCGACGGCGGGGCGACGCAGGTTGTGCCGTCGCTGCTGACCGTCCTCGGCGATCTGCAGGGTCAGCGGCTGGCCGGCGTGGTGGTCATCACCGACGGCCGCGAAACGCCGGCTTCGGCGCCGCCCTCGGTCGTCGACCGGCTCAAGAAGTACGGCACCAAGATCTATTCAGTCCCCATCGGCGCCGAGTCGCCGCTGAAGAACGTCGTCGTCACCGGCTTGTCGCTCCAGGAAAGCGCGTTCAAGGACGACATGGTGACGGCCAAGGTCACCGTCCGTGCCGCCGGCTACGAGCCGGGCAAGACCGTCCGAGTCCGCCTGAAGGACAAGAAGAGCGGGCTCGTGCTGAAGAACGTCGACGGCCGCGAGGCCGAAGCCGTCGCCACGCTGCCCGATGATCGCACGCAGGATGTCGAGATCGTCTTCCAGCCGAAGGAAATCGGCACGATCGACATCGTCGCCGAGGCCGACATCGAAGAAGGCGAACTCAGCCGCAACGACAACGTCCTGGCGCAGCCGCTCGATGTGCTCGACGGTAAGATCAACGTGCTTTATGTCGACGGCTACCCGCGGTGGGAATACCGCTACATCAAGAACGAGCTGATCCGCGACAAGACGGTCAACATCTCCTGCCTGCTCACCAGCGCCGACCGCAACTTCTCCCAGGAAGGGGACCGCCCAGTTCCCGACTTCGGCCCGAACGACCCGGCCACCGGCAGCGAGTTCCCCGGCCCGATCACCCGCTTCCCTGAAAAGATGGAGGAGCTGCGGAAGTATCACGTCATCCTCTTCGGCGACGTCGACCCGCGCCAGTTCACCGACCGCCAGATCCAGATGCTGTCGGACTATGTCAGCACCGAGGCCGGCGGCTTCGGGATGATCTCCGGCCCGCAGTTCTCGCCGCTCGAATACCGCAACACCGCCCTGGAAGCTGTCCTGCCGGTGACGGTCGTCGGCGTGCAGCCGGAGCCGGAAGACGCGCTCTACCGCGATGGCTGGCGTCCGGTGGTGACCGATGAAGGCCGCCGGGGCGAGGCGGCGATGATGTTCCGCTTCTTCCCCGACAAGGAAAAGAACGAGAAGTACCTCCGCGAAGACCTCCAGCCGCTGTTCTGGTTCTGCCGGGGCATTGCCGCCAAGAGTGGCATCGGCCTGGTCTACGCCGAGCACCCCATCGCGACCGATCCCACCGGCCGCAAGGCGCCGCTGCTGGTCCTCGGCCGGTTCGGGGCCGGGCGGACGCTCTTCAGCGCGATCGACGATTCCTGGCGCTGGCGCTACTACACCGGCGAAAGCGTCTTCGATACCTACTGGGTGCAGCAGATCCGCTACCTCGCCCGCGGCAAGAAGCTGGCCGAACGCGGTATCCGCTTTGCTGTTGAT is part of the Humisphaera borealis genome and encodes:
- the mutM gene encoding bifunctional DNA-formamidopyrimidine glycosylase/DNA-(apurinic or apyrimidinic site) lyase; protein product: MPELPEVQTVVAALGPRLIGRRIARVDLRRTDILCPAGTDLPPLLSGRSIRDIRRRGKRIIFVLDNGDCFFIHLGMTGRLSFAVATDPAEPHTHLELAFSPQPNAADLVLRFSDPRRFGGIWWVGAGAPDAGMGPEPLTLRSSALASLLLQTTRNVKAALLDQSLVAGLGNIYVDESLFLARLNPLRRANSLTRKETGRLSRAIKLTLRKAIAHRGSTLRDYRDTDGEAGGFQSLHRVYDRADLPCRRCRTPITRIVVGGRSTHFCPECQPAS
- a CDS encoding AAA family ATPase, with the protein product MDSSIGIVKAQDTNLAAEELAAVEKLQKAYHDLRAELGKVIVGQEAVIEELLIALFCRGHALLVGVPGLAKTLLISTLARTLGLSFNRIQFTPDLMPSDITGTEVFEEDKATGSRSMRFVRGPIFANVILADEINRTPPKTQAALLEAMQEHQVTAGGKQHRLPQPFFVLATQNPIEQEGTYPLPEAQLDRFMFNINVGYPTEDEEFQIVRLTTMSRSIQLSHVLNGEEVLQLQDIVRKVPVADHVIRYALQFSRLTRVSEGNVPPFVKDFVGWGAGPRASQFLILAGKARALLKGRYHVSTEDIRAVALPVLRHRIVTNFNAEAEGIRSDTIVKKLMDYIPRQQYEEMDKQAAKIIPGAKTA
- a CDS encoding DUF58 domain-containing protein, which gives rise to MTVVPQTTDYRKYLDPRVLARVHSLDLRARLVIEGLMTGMHRSPLQGISVEFAQHRQYVSGDDVRHVDWKVFGKTDKIYLKQYLQETNLQLICVVDASESMAYASVGDRDARWSKFDHATAIAAALSYMAIQQQDSAGLAVFDQELKHYIKPSNSPGQWKIITHELSITPRLKKTNTGRILDQLAEKLHHRSVVVVLSDFFDDIESIKKGLRHLRYKKHEVIAFQVLDPHEIEFPFEDTTLFKGLEELGELLTEPQALRDGYKAELQAFTEQMQKICRGMHIDFTRMNSGEPLDVALSGFLATRSASIKT
- a CDS encoding BatA domain-containing protein, with translation MPNILAITLLNPLFLGGLALISIPIIIHILNRQRFKIVDWAAMEFLLRAMRKNRKRLKLEQLILLLTRCAVVGLIAFALVRPMGGCGGDAIAGLGGRAGVNVFVIDNSYSAAYETTHTPVPSADGTPLPPAKTHLEQQKLMAKRLIDTLAGGGESVAIITAARPASAVIAKPGYNLAEAKAVIDRIEQSYAGTDLAGALTLANGIADDDKKVPTRTLYLFTDGTRSAWEGASTDALKRLGPEVAARYSVTHFNMTEGKAQWNAAVLDVRPATNLVTTRFDSDLLGTARGYGTGGSGESSLQWLLDGQPLGKVKTLRLEPGTPPDAAKVLPTQVKVGGPHLFTVQLNTEQPADSLKIDDKRYRVVDVASELKVLIVEGVRAQKFMESSGAFLQLALAPPIKDPVGIGAPRSATHVSTELISDGELDRKALGDYRAVVLCGVPQLNNIQAEALAAFVQNGGTLMFFMGEKVNKENYNANLLPLKLLPGPLTRLIDNREQGTPFVFDFSPNPNATVHRYLQSFKGVANTGLDTARINTFWQVDISGNTGVERVLSYVPAPDPATGEVKKLPEGYKPDAAITSHSLGLGTVVFVSTTASPTTDKGWHNLPAKGAWVQLAHEMLAGGVRPGDTWMNLFAGQPVEIPSYVKLGGQPELKDEAGLVIAIDAVTDPASPVTYRSRPLAKPGVYQLKLSPTQTVPIAVNVAVDEADVRTVGNDFVRKSLGDIQMTTLGDELPIEAVVAAKEGNDWAGAMLIALLVLLGAECFMAMFFGHYRRSEAVRT